Proteins encoded in a region of the Stieleria neptunia genome:
- a CDS encoding ROK family protein: MAEKSNDIWIGFDLGGTKMLAIAYDDGWNALGRRRRKTRGRDGSDSGIARIGSTIERLIDENDLNGKRIRGIGIGCPGPIDLDKGRILTTPNLGWDDVDIEQFLHKKFDCPVVVLNDVDAGLYGEYQFGAATGSRCAVGIFPGTGVGGACVYEGTILQGAGVSCMEIGHTRISSGTRSSGYELPGTLEAEASRLSIAAEAAKAAFRGDAPALAKNVGTDLSDIRSGALADAIESGDKVVRRLVEEASESIGISVVNIIHLLCPDTIVLGGGMVEAMEELIVGTVAKTARKSVMSVYKDRFKVVAAKLGDDAGVKGAAAWARRKVGE, from the coding sequence ATGGCAGAGAAATCAAACGACATCTGGATCGGATTTGACCTTGGCGGCACCAAAATGCTGGCGATCGCCTACGACGACGGGTGGAATGCGTTGGGCCGCCGCCGCCGCAAAACGCGAGGTCGTGACGGCAGCGATAGCGGCATCGCCCGGATCGGATCGACGATCGAGCGTTTGATCGATGAAAACGATTTAAATGGCAAGCGGATTCGGGGGATCGGGATCGGGTGTCCCGGGCCGATTGATCTGGACAAGGGCCGGATTCTGACGACACCCAACTTGGGCTGGGACGACGTCGACATTGAGCAGTTCCTGCACAAGAAGTTTGATTGTCCCGTGGTCGTGCTCAACGATGTCGATGCCGGCTTGTACGGCGAGTATCAGTTTGGGGCCGCGACCGGGTCACGTTGTGCCGTGGGGATTTTTCCCGGCACCGGCGTCGGCGGCGCGTGCGTGTACGAGGGTACGATCTTGCAGGGCGCGGGGGTTAGCTGCATGGAGATCGGTCACACGCGGATCAGCAGCGGCACCCGCAGCAGCGGCTACGAATTGCCGGGGACGTTGGAAGCCGAGGCGAGTCGATTGTCGATCGCCGCCGAAGCGGCCAAGGCGGCGTTCCGCGGCGACGCGCCGGCCCTGGCCAAAAACGTGGGCACCGATCTGTCCGATATCCGCAGCGGCGCGTTAGCCGACGCCATCGAATCGGGTGACAAGGTCGTCCGGCGGCTGGTCGAAGAGGCGTCCGAGTCGATCGGCATCTCCGTCGTCAACATCATCCATCTGCTCTGCCCCGACACCATCGTGCTCGGTGGGGGAATGGTCGAGGCGATGGAAGAGCTGATCGTCGGCACGGTCGCCAAGACGGCGCGCAAGAGCGTGATGAGCGTCTACAAGGACCGCTTCAAAGTCGTCGCCGCAAAACTGGGCGACGACGCCGGAGTGAAAGGCGCCGCCGCCTGGGCTCGGCGGAAGGTTGGGGAATAG
- a CDS encoding RNA polymerase sigma factor produces MSNLPADDGAPSPEPAPDASGGPQPGDGATEGGNQNVWREVFREAESGLRRFLAGKLPQAADVEDCLQSVMVAMLSNESKIPHAARRAWLYRVAANEAARWWRNKSTTDRVLEKHAHASFRIDTEPPSDLETQETLRHVHQAIEKLPQHTQQVIRLRLAEGMTFQAIADRLDQPLGTVLTRMRRAMQHLRNELDDDAAR; encoded by the coding sequence ATGAGCAACCTTCCCGCCGACGATGGCGCCCCCTCCCCCGAACCCGCGCCCGACGCATCGGGCGGCCCGCAGCCCGGTGACGGTGCGACCGAGGGGGGGAATCAAAACGTCTGGCGTGAGGTGTTCAGGGAAGCCGAATCGGGGTTGCGACGCTTCCTCGCCGGAAAGCTGCCGCAAGCGGCCGACGTCGAAGACTGCCTGCAGTCTGTGATGGTCGCGATGCTCAGCAACGAATCCAAGATCCCCCACGCGGCCCGACGAGCTTGGTTGTATCGGGTGGCCGCCAACGAAGCCGCCCGGTGGTGGCGAAACAAATCGACGACCGACCGAGTGCTGGAAAAGCACGCCCATGCGAGCTTTCGCATCGACACCGAACCCCCATCCGATCTTGAGACCCAAGAGACCCTGCGACACGTTCATCAAGCGATCGAAAAACTACCCCAACACACTCAGCAAGTGATCCGTTTGCGGCTTGCCGAAGGCATGACCTTTCAAGCCATCGCCGATCGACTCGACCAACCCCTGGGAACCGTCCTGACACGCATGCGTCGCGCGATGCAGCACTTGCGAAACGAACTTGATGACGATGCCGCCCGTTGA